In Armatimonadota bacterium, the genomic stretch AAAGCATTGTCGGAAAATGGCCGTTCGCCGTCATGGCGATGGACCGTCCCGACGTCGATTACTACCTCAAGCGTCAGGGCGCAACCGGAATCACGGGGCGCTACCCAAAAGACGGCGAACCGGAAATGATCGTCAGCGAGCCGGTCGCTCGGAACCAGAACCTTAAGATCGGTGACATCTTTCTCAAGCCAGACGAGGCCGAAAATTTCTCGCGAATGCCTGTCAAAGTGGTCGGAATCGTGAAAGCTGAGCGCTGGTTGATGCTCAGCAATAAGAAATATTATGCTGACACCCAGCCGATCCCCATCGACTTCGCCCTGGTCTTCACTAAAGATAAAGGCAAACAAGGCGAGTATGACCGTTGGGCCGAAAAGAAGATGAAAGGCGAGTTCGCCCAGCTCTTTGCTTTTCACCAGATTGAAAAGCAATCAGGTGAGATGTTCGCGGTGCTCTACAAGATCATTAACCTCGTGATTGGGGTACTGGTGATCGTCATTACCACGATGATGGGCATGCTAATGAACATCTACCAAAGCCAAAGGCTCGTTGAATTTGGGCTGCTCCAGGCGATCGGGTTCACAAAGCAACAACTTCTCAAACGGGTTTTGATCGAGTCTTTGATTGTCATCGTCGGCGGTTGGTTTGTCGGCCTTGCCGCCGCTCGCGGAGTCCTGCTGATTGCCCAGGCCGCCCTTATGACTCCGAATGCGTTCGCCCTCGACGTCGCCGACCCCATGGCTCTGCTTTACACAGTTCCAGTCCCGATTGCAATCCTCATCGTCGCCATTGGCACCATCTGGCTAAGGTTTCGAAACTTCGACCCTGTCGCGGTTGTTGAAAGGAGGTTGGTGTAGCTTTGGCTATCCACGGTTCGCTGGTCGTTTATCGCTCTGGCACGGCTTTCTCTTCGCAAAAGCCTGAAAGGCGTTTCCAAAATGTGAAAAATGAAAAGCGAAAGGCGAAAGGCGGCCCCCAATGATCACCGCCACAAACGTCTCCCTCGTTTATAACGACCACGAAAAGCAGGTCTTCGCCTGCAACGACGTCACGCTTGAAGTCAAACCCGGCGAATTCCTCGGAATTCTCGGTCCCAGCGGATCCGGAAAAAGCTCACTCCTCTATCTGCTTTCCGGGCTCAAAAACCCAACGACTGGGAACATCAAACTCCGCAACCAGGATCTCCAAACTCTCAGCGATAGAGACCGAGCCGAGCTCCGCCGAAAGCACTTCGGCTTCGTCTTCCAGCAGCCCTTTCTCCTTGGTTACCTCACCGCCCTCGAAAACATCCTCGCCATCTCTCCAAACTCAAGGCAGCGCGCCGAAGATCTTCTTGCCGAGCTTGGGCTGAAGGACAAACTCCACCGGCTCCCTCACGAACTCTCCGGCGGCGAACGTCAGCGCGTTTGCGTCGCCCGCGCCCTCATCAATCAACCCGAAGTCATCTTCGCCGACGAACCCACTGCTGCTCTAGACCACGCCAACGGCGAACAAGTCGTTCAACTCTTGGACCAGCACCGAGGTAAAGGCTCCCTAGTTATGGTCACCCACGATCCATCCATGCTTAATCAGGCAAACCGAATCGTTGGAATGAACAATGGGCAGACAACCGCACAACGTTAGCACCCGGAACAATTGCTCGAAACTTGTTGTCAAAACTGATCGTAAAAACAATTGAGGTATTCTCCTCTATTGCGTCACACGGGCAACCGCGTGGCTTCTGTGGGCCTAAACAATCCACAAAAGGATGAAACTTACGACGAAGAGATGAGGGGAGACGAGTTGCAAGCGGTGAAGCCCAATGTTGCGCAAAACCAACCTGCACAAGTTTGCTCGATTCGAATCGTCCCATTCTCGTCGGGTTTCTCGCGCCGATCCTGATCGGTGTCTGCGAAAGGTTAACATTGAGGACTGTGTGATTGACAACTATAACTCTTCTTACGCTTAGCGGCCTTTGTTGCGCCGCCGTCGCCGTCGACCCAAGTCGCCTTGGGTTCATGGGTTGGCTTCGAGGTCTTTTCGAAGGCAAGGTCAAACCCGAGCCAGCACTCGTTGCCGCTGCCCCTCCTCGCCTTCGGCAGGAAGGCGGATGGACAACAATCGAGTGCGATGACCTCGAGGCATTCGACGAATGGCTCGATCGAGACTCCGAGGGTCTGCCCTACCGTCCCGGCGAAGAGCCATCCTTGGGTAGCCACCTGCTCATCGAACTTTTTGGCTGCGATGGAAGCACCCTAGAAAAGACCGACACTGTTGGTGATGCAATGGTTGGAGCGGCAAATGTGTCCGAAGCCACCATCGTCGCCGATTGCTTCAAGGAATTCAAGCCTTACGGCGTCAGCGGAGCGGTGATTATCCAAGAGTCGCACTACACCATCCACACCTGGCCCGAACACGGCTACGCGGCTGTGGATCTGTTCTATTGTGGGGGCACCGTAAAGGTCCGCCGAGCCGTCGAACTTCTCCAAGAGCGGTTCCAACCCCAACGCATCAAGTTCCTGGTTGTCCGACGCGGTAGCCAGAGCGAAGTCGAGCGATAAGATCGACCTTAGACCTAAAACCGGGACTCAGCGAGTTCCGGTTTTTTTGCCGTATAGATTGGCACAAAGGTAGCCTGAACCACACCCTATAGATGAAAGGATTTCTCCAGCATGGGTTCGACCTCTCAGCACTCTCGCCAAGTGGTGAAAAGAACTGCGTTCTCATGCTAAGCAGCGGGAATCCCCGAATGGCGGGTGGCGTCCCAACTCAGTCCCTCAACCGCGCCGAGTTCCTAAACTCAGTTGGAATATCTTCAACGATTGTATGCCGAGGATCACACGATTGGAATGGGTTCCAAAGAGTCAACGACGTTGACGTCCTTGCAGTCTCTCCAAAGGACTTCAAACTGGGTCGATGGATCGCTAAGCAGTGGTTTCATCCTCTTCTTCCTCATGGCCAAAGAATTGCTCTTGAGGAACTTCAAGCCGTCAAGCCGATCGACTTCATTTTGGTTACTGATTCCCAGTGCGCACTGGCTGCCGTTCCGTTTGGAAAAAAACATGGCGTTGTCTCGGGCCATTCGATTCAAGGAACCGCACTAATGCCCGCGGTATTGCCCAAGCTACTCAAACGGAGCAGCCTTAAATGGGAGCGATTTGCTTTTGATCACATTGACATTTCGCTTCCCTGCAGCCTAACGCTTCTCGCAGAATACGAACGAGCGTTTGGACACGCCAAAAACTTTGAGGTGCTCTATAACGCCATTGACGACGTCTTTCAGTCGGTTGACCGAGGTAATCGACCAATCCGCAAATTTGGCTTTGTCGGGCGGCTTGAGCACGACAAGCGCCCGTTTGCCATGATTGAGGCGACGAAGACCATAAATGTCCCAGACGATTGGAGATTCAGGATGATTGGCGAAGGATCGTTGCGGGCTGAAGTCACCAAAGCAATTGCTAATCATCCGCATCGAGACAAGTTTGAGCTGAGCGAGGGATTCTTATCAAGCCGGGCTGAACTTGCACGCGAATATGGGGAAATGGACTGCCTCGTCTGGTCCTCCGAAGTCGAAGGCCTCGGAGTTGCTCCCACGGAAGCGATGGCTACAGGCCTCCCAGTGATCGGCCCGAACATCGTCCCTGGTCACGAACTTCTCGGAGCGGACTACCCCGCATTCGCCGATGTAGACGACTTCGCAACCATTGGGAAGCACATGGTAGCTATGGCATCCGATCCAAACCTTGCTGCAGTGTGCCGCGAGCGAGGTCTAAAAATTGCCGCCAAATTTCGGCCGCAAGTCACGATGACCAGGCTCGCGGAGATCATTCGCAACGGCGGACTCTGATCTTTGAGGCACCAGTAACACGTATACTTTGTTGAACTAGCCGTCCTATGACCTCGCCCGACCTCACCATCATCGTTCCTGCCCTGAACGAGGAAAGAACGATTCGAGAGGTTGTTGAACGCCTGCTTGCCCTCCAAGCAAGCACCCAGATCATCGTAGTGAATGACGGTAGCACCGACAAAACTGCTCAAATCCTAGACGAGTATCGAGGCAAAATCGAAATCGTCACGAACGAAAAGCCTGCAGGCAAGGGTGCGGCAATTGTCAAAGCTCTTCCCCTCGCCAAAGGCAGACTCGTTGCCATCCAAGACGCCGACCTCGAGTACGCCCCGGAAGAACTTGTCACCCTCGCCCGCCCGATCTTGGATGGCAAAACCAAGGTCGTCTTCGGAAACCGCTTTCATCACGGACTGCCAAAGGAAATGGCGATTCCTAACAAGATCGTCAACATCCTTCTCGCCGCCACGGTTCGGATTCTCTTCGGAGTCAAGCTTCACGACGAAGCCACATGCTACAAACTTGTCGACACCGAGTTACTGAAGAAAATGAACCTCCAGTGCACCCGGTTCGAGTTCTGCCCAGAAGTCACCGCCAAGGCTATCCGGCTTGGAGCCGAAATCACCGAACTCCCCATCAGCTATGTCCCACGAACCAAGGCCGACGGGAAAAAGATCCGTTGGACTGATGCTCCCGATGCTTTCCTTACTCTCTTCAAGTACCGCTTCTGGAAACCTTGATCGAGTGTTAACACTCCGATAACCACTTGGGTTGAGCCACCGGGGTTAGACTCAGCCCAAATGCTTGCGTCACTAGCCGCCGCCCTCGTTTTCCCGCAATCACCCCAGTTCGAAGCACCTGCCGGAGAGAAGTTTGCTAAAGTCGTCTATGGTGGCGAAACCGTTTTGCCTAACGGGCGGATCATCACTCCCCTGGGCAAGCGCATGTACACCGCCGAGAACCTTTGGCGAGTCGAACTCTCGCCAGATGATAAGACGTTGGTGGGAATCACCGAAGCTGGGCTCTCTCTTTTTGATCTAACCCAGACCAATCCGAAGCAACGGCAGATCGCGATTCCAAAGGGGAGCATCGCCGGAAAGTTCTCGCCGGATGGAACCACTTTTGTAGCCGGTGGTGGCGAGAACGGTGATCTGCTCGTATTTGACACTGCGAGCTGGAAGATCGTCAAACGGATTTCAATCAAAACCGTTGAAGAAAAGGATCCTTTCATCGTTGACTTAGCGCTTAGCAAGGACTCCCGCTACGCCTACACCATCGATGTCGCCCACCAGCGACTC encodes the following:
- a CDS encoding FtsX-like permease family protein encodes the protein MNPLAPTMFLRRNAGKTVPLVLVITLAVMLIQSIIALINSIPLSIRTIYRYTDAFLGVSPRLDPAKTPEFVKILTTNPPTAIDRVILCRGSGAQVKSIVGKWPFAVMAMDRPDVDYYLKRQGATGITGRYPKDGEPEMIVSEPVARNQNLKIGDIFLKPDEAENFSRMPVKVVGIVKAERWLMLSNKKYYADTQPIPIDFALVFTKDKGKQGEYDRWAEKKMKGEFAQLFAFHQIEKQSGEMFAVLYKIINLVIGVLVIVITTMMGMLMNIYQSQRLVEFGLLQAIGFTKQQLLKRVLIESLIVIVGGWFVGLAAARGVLLIAQAALMTPNAFALDVADPMALLYTVPVPIAILIVAIGTIWLRFRNFDPVAVVERRLV
- a CDS encoding ABC transporter ATP-binding protein, whose amino-acid sequence is MITATNVSLVYNDHEKQVFACNDVTLEVKPGEFLGILGPSGSGKSSLLYLLSGLKNPTTGNIKLRNQDLQTLSDRDRAELRRKHFGFVFQQPFLLGYLTALENILAISPNSRQRAEDLLAELGLKDKLHRLPHELSGGERQRVCVARALINQPEVIFADEPTAALDHANGEQVVQLLDQHRGKGSLVMVTHDPSMLNQANRIVGMNNGQTTAQR
- the speD gene encoding adenosylmethionine decarboxylase → MTTITLLTLSGLCCAAVAVDPSRLGFMGWLRGLFEGKVKPEPALVAAAPPRLRQEGGWTTIECDDLEAFDEWLDRDSEGLPYRPGEEPSLGSHLLIELFGCDGSTLEKTDTVGDAMVGAANVSEATIVADCFKEFKPYGVSGAVIIQESHYTIHTWPEHGYAAVDLFYCGGTVKVRRAVELLQERFQPQRIKFLVVRRGSQSEVER
- a CDS encoding glycosyltransferase family 4 protein translates to MKGFLQHGFDLSALSPSGEKNCVLMLSSGNPRMAGGVPTQSLNRAEFLNSVGISSTIVCRGSHDWNGFQRVNDVDVLAVSPKDFKLGRWIAKQWFHPLLPHGQRIALEELQAVKPIDFILVTDSQCALAAVPFGKKHGVVSGHSIQGTALMPAVLPKLLKRSSLKWERFAFDHIDISLPCSLTLLAEYERAFGHAKNFEVLYNAIDDVFQSVDRGNRPIRKFGFVGRLEHDKRPFAMIEATKTINVPDDWRFRMIGEGSLRAEVTKAIANHPHRDKFELSEGFLSSRAELAREYGEMDCLVWSSEVEGLGVAPTEAMATGLPVIGPNIVPGHELLGADYPAFADVDDFATIGKHMVAMASDPNLAAVCRERGLKIAAKFRPQVTMTRLAEIIRNGGL
- a CDS encoding glycosyltransferase family 2 protein, which produces MTSPDLTIIVPALNEERTIREVVERLLALQASTQIIVVNDGSTDKTAQILDEYRGKIEIVTNEKPAGKGAAIVKALPLAKGRLVAIQDADLEYAPEELVTLARPILDGKTKVVFGNRFHHGLPKEMAIPNKIVNILLAATVRILFGVKLHDEATCYKLVDTELLKKMNLQCTRFEFCPEVTAKAIRLGAEITELPISYVPRTKADGKKIRWTDAPDAFLTLFKYRFWKP